From one Raphanus sativus cultivar WK10039 unplaced genomic scaffold, ASM80110v3 Scaffold2527, whole genome shotgun sequence genomic stretch:
- the LOC130505721 gene encoding WRKY transcription factor 28-like has translation MTNETKDFYNYQYPSSFSLYEMMNLPTSTPSSYGNNGFDPSSYSFTDCIQSSPVAYDSLLQKSFGLSPSSSEVFNSSIDQESKRDVVTNEVTGETPTRVSAPSSSSEADHPGEDSGKSQRKRELAEDGGEENQSSKKVGKAKKNEEKKQREPRVSFMTKSEVDHLEDGYRWRKYGQKAVKNSPYPRSYYRCTTQRCNVKKRVERSFQDPTVVITTYEGQHNHPIPTNLRGSSAAAAMYSDFIMTPRSFTHDMFGTAAYTSNGSVEGALDYGYGQRGYGSVNANPNASHQEYHQGGEYELLKEILPSIFFKQEH, from the exons ATGACTAATGAAACCAAAGATTTCTACAACTACCAATACCCTTCATCCTTCTCTTTGTATGAAATGATGAATCTCCCTACTTCAACTCCGTCTTCTTATGGAAACAATGGTTTCGATCCATCTTCCTACTCCTTCACTGATTGCATCCAAAGCTCTCCAGTTGCATACGACTCTCTACTTCAGAAATCTTTTGGtctttctccatcttcttcagagGTTTTCAACTCTTCGATCGATCAAGAATCAAAACGGGATGTTGTAACTAATGAAGTTACCGGCGAGACTCCAACTAGGGTTTCTGCACCTTCTTCTTCTAGCGAGGCTGATCATCCTGGTGAAGATTCCGGTAAAAGTCAGAGGAAAAGAGAGTTAGCTGAAGATGGAGGTGAAGAAAATCAAAGTTCCAAAAAAGT AGGGAAAGCGAAAAAGAacgaagagaagaaacaaagagagcCACGAGTCTCGTTTATGACTAAAAGCGAGGTTGATCATCTTGAAGATGGTTATAGATGGAGAAAATACGGCCAAAAGGCCGTCAAAAATAGCCCTTACCCAAg GAGTTACTATAGATGCACGACGCAAAGGTGTAACGTGAAGAAACGAGTGGAGAGATCGTTCCAAGATCCAACGGTTGTTATTACAACGTACGAGGGTCAACACAACCATCCGATTCCGACTAACCTCCGGGGAAGTTCCGCCGCGGCTGCAATGTACTCTGACTTCATCATGACTCCGAGAAGCTTTACACATGATATGTTTGGAACGGCTGCATATACTAGCAACGGTTCTGTGGAGGGGGCTTTGGATTATGGATACGGACAGCGCGGTTATGGTAGTGTGAATGCAAACCCTAATGCTTCTCATCAAGAGTATCACCAAGGAGGTGAGTATGAGCTCTTGAAGGAAATACTTCCTTCCATTTTCTTCAAGCAAGAGCATTGA